A genomic region of Prionailurus bengalensis isolate Pbe53 chromosome D1, Fcat_Pben_1.1_paternal_pri, whole genome shotgun sequence contains the following coding sequences:
- the LOC122482815 gene encoding olfactory receptor 9Q2-like: MAGRNDTVVNEFFLTAFPEHPEWGLPLFLVFLSFYLLTLLGNTGMVILIRVDGRLHTPMYFFLGHLSFVDICYSSVTVPQMLAMLLERGAVLSYTRCAAQFFLFTFFASIDCYLLAIMAYDRYVAVCWPLLYVTVMTQKARWGLLAAAYAAGFSSAFVRTVTAFTLSFCGTNEIDFIFCDLPPLLKLTCGDSYTQEVVIIVFAIFVMPLCVLVILVSYVFIIVAIMRIRSAGGRAKTFSTCASHLTAVSLFFGTLIFMYLRGNSGQSSEEDRAVSVLYTVVTPMLNPFIYSLRNKEVKEAVVKALSRSKSRGRP; encoded by the coding sequence ATGGCTGGGAGGAATGACACTGTAGTGAACGAGTTCTTCCTCACTGCGTTCCCAGAGCATCCCGAGTGGGGGCTCCCTCTCTTCCTGGTGTTTTTGAGTTTCTATCTCCTCACTCTGCTGGGGAACACGGGAATGGTCATCCTGATCCGTGTGGATGGCCGGCTTCACACCCCGATGTACTTCTTCCTTGGCCACCTTTCCTTCGTGGACATCTGCTACTCGTCCGTCACGGTCCCCCAGATGCTGGCCATGCTGCTGGAGCGCGGGGCAGTTCTGTCCTACACACGCTGTGCCGCTCAGTTCTTCCTCTTCACCTTCTTTGCTTCCATCGACTGCTACCTCCTGGCAatcatggcctatgaccgctacgTGGCCGTGTGCTGGCCCCTGCTTTATGTCACCGTCATGACGCAGAAGGCCCGCTGGGGCTTACTGGCTGCAGCTTATGCGGCTGGTTTCTCCAGTGCCTTTGTTCGGACGGTCACGGCCTTCACCCTCTCCTTCTGTGGAACCAATGAGATCGACTTTATTTTCTGTGATCTCCCTCCCCTGTTAAAGCTGACCTGTGGGGACAGCTACACCCAGGAGGTGGTCATTATTGTGTTTGCCATTTTTGTCATGCCTCTTTGTGTATTGGTGATCTTGGTGTCCTACGTGTTTATCATCGTGGCCATCATGAGGATCCGCTCCGCGGGGGGCCGGGCCAAGACCTTCTCCACGTGTGCCTCCCACCTCACGGCCGTGTCACTCTTCTTCGGCACTCTCATCTTCATGTACCTCCGAGGCAACTCGGGCCAGTCCTCGGAGGAGGACCGAGCGGTGTCAGTGCTCTACACAGTGGTGAcccccatgctgaaccccttcatctaTAGCCTGAGGAATAAGGAGGTAAAGGAGGCGGTTGTGAAAGCCCTGAGCAGGTCAAAGTCTCGTGGAAGGCCCTAG
- the LOC122484354 gene encoding olfactory receptor 1S1-like, translating into MHQGNRTTVSGFLLLGLSNQAEQQKVLFVLFLGMYLVTVVGNGLIILAIGLDSYLHTPMYFFLANLSFADISSVSTSVPKMLMNIQTKTQSISYENCITQMYFSIVFVVIDNFLLGVMAYDRFVAICHPLNYMTIMQPRLCVSLAVIPWVLSNAVALIHTLLLLPLLFCDSNTLPHFFCDLAPLLKLSCSDTRINELVLFIAGLSVVTFPFALILFSYICIVRAVLRISSAEGKWKAFSTCGSHLTVVLLFYGTIVGVYFFPSTTHPDGGDKIGAVLFTVVTPMMNPFIYSLRNKDMKGALRKLLSRKIFLPLMPWASDLSP; encoded by the coding sequence ATGCATCAAGGAAATCGAACCACCGTCTCTGGGTTCCTCCTTCTGGGACTCTCCAACCAGGCTGAGCAGCAGAAGGTCCTCTTTGTGCTTTTCCTGGGTATGTACCTGGTCACTGTAGTTGGGAATGGACTCATCATCCTGGCCATCGGCTTGGATTCTTACCTTCACActcccatgtatttcttccttgccaatctgTCCTTTGCTGATATTTCCTCCGTATCCACCTCAGTCCCCAAGATGCTGATGAATATTCAGACCAAGACTCAATCCATCTCCTATGAGAACTGCATCACGCAAATGTACTTTTCTATTGTGTTTGTCGTTATTGACAATTTCCTCTTGGGCgtcatggcctatgaccgctttGTGGCTATCTGCCACCCTCTGAACTACATGACCATCATGCAACCCAGGCTCTGCGTTTCGCTCGCGGTCATTCCGTGGGTCCTCAGTAATGCTGTTGCCCTAATACACACTCTTCTGCTCCTTCCGTTGCTTTTCTGTGACAGCAACACTCTCCCACACTTCTTCTGTGACTTGGCGCCTCTGCTCAAGCTGTCCTGCTCAGACACAAGGATCAATGAACTCGTATTATTTATCGCGGGCTTGTCGGTTGTCACCTTCCCCTTTGCCCTCATCCTCTTCTCCTACATCTGCATTGTCAGGGCTGTCCTGAGAATCTCGTCCGCAGAGGGAAAGTGGaaagccttctccacctgtggCTCTCACCTGACAGTTGTATTGCTCTTCTATGGGACCATTGTAGGGGTTTACTTCTTCCCCTCAACCACTCACCCTGATGGCGGAGATAAGATTGGTGCAGTGCTATTCACTGTGGTGACGCCCATGATGAACCCCTTCATCTATAGCCTGAGGAACAAGGACATGAAAGGTGCCCTAAGAAAGCTCCTCAGTAGGAAAATCTTCCTCCCTTTGATGCCGTGGGCATCTGATTTATCCCCATAA
- the LOC122484355 gene encoding olfactory receptor 10Q1, which translates to MFARSPVLNQSGPTEFVFRAFTTVPELQALLFLLFLLLYLMILCGNAAIVWAVRTHSSLHTPMYFFLCNLSFLEIFYTSVVVPLMLANLWGSQKPIPLAGCGAQMFFFVSLGSADCFLLAIMAYDRYVAICHPLRYTLIMTQKLCVRMVLCALGLALLLSLQLACLIFTLPFCGHRREINHFLCDVPPVLRLACADIRVHQAVLYVVGILVLTVPFLLICVSYVFIASAILRIRSAEGRRRAFSTCSSHLTVVLLQYGCCSLVYLRPRSSTSEDEDRQIALVYTFVTPLLNPLIYTLRNKDVKGALRNAIASKAASDTR; encoded by the coding sequence ATGTTTGCCAGGAGCCCCGTCCTCAACCAATCCGGCCCCACCGAGTTCGTGTTCCGCGCGTTCACCACCGTCCCCGAACTGCaggccctcctcttcctcctcttcctcctgctctaCTTGATGATCCTTTGTGGTAACGCGGCCATCGTCTGGGCGGTGCGCACACACAGCTCGCtgcacacccccatgtacttcttcctgtgCAACCTGTCTTTCCTGGAAATCTTCTACACCTCTGTCGTGGTGCCTCTGATGCTTGCCAACCTTTGGGGCTCCCAGAAACCCATTCCGCTGGCTGGCTGTGGGGCCCAAATGTTCTTTTTCGTCTCCCTTGGCAGCGCTGACTGCTTCCTCTTGGCAATCATGGCATACGATCGCTACGTGGCCATCTGCCACCCGCTGCGCTACACCCTCATCATGACCCAGAAGCTGTGCGTCCGGATGGTGCTGTGCGCCCTGGGCctggccctcctcctctccctgcagctCGCCTGCTTGATCTTCACCTTGCCCTTCTGCGGGCACCGCCGGGAAATCAACCACTTTCTGTGCGACGTGCCTCCCGTCCTGCGGCTGGCCTGCGCCGACATCCGCGTGCACCAGGCCGTGCTCTACGTGGTGGGCATCCTGGTGCTGACCGTCCCCTTCCTGCTTATCTGTGTGTCCTACGTGTTCATCGCCTCCGCCATCCTGCGCATCCGCTCCGCCGAGGGCCGCCGCCgggccttctccacctgctcGTCGCACCTCACCGTGGTCCTGCTGCAGTATGGCTGTTGCAGCCTGGTCTACCTGCGTCCCCGCTCCAGCACCTCAGAGGACGAGGACCGCCAAATCGCCTTGGTCTACACCTTCGTCACCCCCTTACTCAACCCGCTGATTTACACCCTTAGGAACAAGGATGTCAAAGGTGCCCTGAGGAATGCCATCGCCAGTAAAGCAGCCTCGGACACCCGTTGA